A window from Anopheles merus strain MAF unplaced genomic scaffold, AmerM5.1 LNR4000034, whole genome shotgun sequence encodes these proteins:
- the LOC121601172 gene encoding histone H4, translated as MTGRGKGGKGLGKGGAKRHRKVLRDNIQGITKPAIRRLARRGGVKRISGLIYEETRGVLKVFLENVIRDAVTYTEHAKRKTVTAMDVVYALKRQGRTLYGFGG; from the coding sequence ATGACTGGaagaggaaagggaggaaaaggtCTGGGTAAAGGAGGAGCCAAGCGTCACCGAAAAGTGCTGCGAGATAACATCCAGGGCATTACCAAGCCCGCCATCCGCCGTTTGGCTCGGCGTGGAGGAGTGAAACGTATCTCCGGCCTCATCTACGAGGAAACCCGTGGCGTGCTGAAAGTGTTTCTGGAGAATGTGATCCGTGATGCGGTCACTTACACTGAACACGCCAAGCGCAAGACCGTCACTGCTATGGATGTAGTGTATGCTCTGAAGCGTCAGGGCCGTACTCTGTACGGTTTTGGAGGTTAA